In Brachypodium distachyon strain Bd21 chromosome 2, Brachypodium_distachyon_v3.0, whole genome shotgun sequence, one genomic interval encodes:
- the LOC100829179 gene encoding cytochrome P450 71A1 has translation MELAALLLLLLPFLLAGLLYLGKARGSGGGGNGRRLPPSPRGLPVIGNLHQVGALPHRALRSLAASHGGAHGLLRLRLGQVPALVASSPAAAAELMRAQDHAFATRPYFRTAEILTYGFRDLVFAPHGEHWRHVRRLCSAHVLNPARSRRRYYDAMREREVAALVQAVAAASAGGVVDLSGALYRFANGVICRAVSGSRRPEEDLGRSEVFRELIEENTALLGGFCVGDYFPALAWADALVSGGGARARRNLRRWDELLEEVVREHEGRTAEGEEDFVDVLLALRGEAQEDGFELSRDVIKSLLADMFAAGTETTFIALEWAMSELIKNPAAMRRLQHEVRGGTTAAVAPHAGITSADALGTSATRYLKAVVKETLRLHPPVPLLLPRECMGDTDVLGCHVVKGTRVFVNAWAIHRDPATWHAPDDFLPERFLESEVDFRGGHFQFIPFGAGRRICPGMQFGLDTVELALANLVRMFDWDLPDGEALDMSDAPGLTTPRRVALRLVVRPFQCVGPLNLVD, from the exons ATGGAGCTCGCAgccctgctcctgctcctcctccccttcctcctagCCGGCCTCTTGTACCTCGGGAAagcccgcggcagcggcggcggcgggaacgGGCGGcgtctccctccctctcctcggGGCCTCCCCGTCATCGGCAACCTGCACCAGGTGGGCGCGCTCCCTCACCGCGCCCTGCGCTCGCTCGCCGCGTCCCACGGCGGTGCCCATGGCCTCCTGCGGCTCCGCCTCGGGCAGGTCCCCGCGCTGGTGGCCTCTtccccggccgcggccgccgagcTCATGCGCGCGCAGGACCACGCCTTCGCCACGCGGCCCTACTTCCGGACCGCCGAGATCCTCACCTACGGCTTCAGAGACCTCGTCTTCGCGCCCCACGGCGAGCACTGGCGCCACGTACGCCGACTCTGCTCCGCGCACGTCCTCAACCCcgcccgctcccgccgccgctactACGACGCCATGAGAGAGCGAGAGGTCGCCGCGCTCGTCCAGGCCGTCGCAGCCGCTTCTGCGGGCGGCGTGGTGGATCTTAGCGGGGCTCTGTACCGGTTCGCGAACGGCGTGATCTGCCGGGCGGTCTCCGGGTCAaggaggccggaggaggatTTGGGGAGGAGCGAGGTGTTCAGGGAGCTGATCGAGGAGAACACGGCGCTGCTGGGCGGGTTCTGCGTCGGGGACTACTTCCCGGCGCTGGCGTGGGCGGACGCGCTggtgtccggcggcggcgcgagggcgCGGAGGAACTTGAGGCGGTGGGAcgagctgctggaggaggtgGTCCGGGAGCACGAGGGGAGGACCGCcgagggggaggaggattTCGTGGACGTGCTGCTGGCCTTGCGAGGGGAGGCGCAGGAGGACGGGTTCGAGCTGAGTAGGGACGTCATCAAGTCGCTCTTGGCG GACATGTTCGCGGCAGGAACCGAGACGACCTTCATCGCGCTGGAGTGGGCCATGTCGGAACTGATAAAGAACCCCGCCGCGATGCGGAGGCTACAGCACGAGGTCCGCGGCGGGACGACGGCGGCAGTGGCACCTCACGCCGGCATCACGAGTGCCGACGCGCTCGGCACGAGCGCAACGCGGTACCTGAAAGCCGTGGTGAAGGAGACGCTCCGGCTCCACCCGCCGGTGCCGCTCCTCCTGCCCCGCGAGTGCATGGGGGACACCGACGTGCTGGGCTGCCACGTCGTCAAGGGCACGAGGGTGTTCGTCAACGCCTGGGCCATCCACCGTGACCCGGCCACCTGGCACGCGCCCGACGACTTCCTCCCCGAAAG GTTCTTGGAGAGCGAGGTGGACTTCAGGGGCGGGCACTTCCAGTTCATACCCTtcggcgcggggcggaggaTCTGCCCCGGGATGCAGTTCGGGCTCGACACCGTTGAGCTCGCGCTCGCGAACCTGGTGCGCATGTTCGACTGGGACCTGCCGGATGGGGAGGCTCTCGACATGTCGGACGCCCCGGGCCTGACCACGCCAAGGCGGGTGGCACTCCGCCTCGTCGTGAGGCCGTTCCAGTGCGTGGGGCCGTTAAACCTGGTTGATTAG